One stretch of Molothrus aeneus isolate 106 chromosome 2, BPBGC_Maene_1.0, whole genome shotgun sequence DNA includes these proteins:
- the NRIP1 gene encoding nuclear receptor-interacting protein 1, with protein sequence MTHGEELGSEMHQDSVVLTYLEGLLMHQAAGGSGTAVDKKSTGHSGEDQNFKISGNIFPSCQSNGPVLNTSTYRGSGMLHLKKARLLQSSEDWNAAKRRRLSDSIVDLDGKKEALLAGMVENVPKGKQDSTLLASLLQSFSSRLQSVALSQQIRQSLKEQGYSLSHDSLQVEKDLRCYGVASSHLKTLLKKSKAKDQKLDNSLPDITKNLPKERFIESPHAVQSSPKVMNEPLSCAARLQAVASMVEKRSSPAASPKPSVACSQLALLLSSEAHLQQYSREHALKAQNASQIASERLAAMARLQESAQKDMGQFGLAKGMTSHLNGQAGSSPKTVASKGNVAPFQSSVGIMHSPPKTVGYKSTVERSNLKTSPSNSLLLHLLKSQNTTKHVKGREQSERASIFEDSSTPTTVDEYSDNNPSFTEDSSDDESSHSNCLPIDLSFKQRTDKPDAGPPASLDNLTQSLLRNWDPKVSCPESKEEKDTPKASKLNPHQKVTLLQLLLGHKSEEQVDKSNDPQGPHSTADVAKFTVQTGKRTPVGDSPSANRMTPLSTPPLLASTKADSPINLSHQSLAVKRSSPPYACSIQPDRLMNSASKHLIDLSKSKEIQGAKLSRTDSPQNSSAFSASKLLQNLAQCGMQSSMSSEEQRASKQLLAGNMDKPVGLIDRLNSPLLTNKLSMHEENNKIFSCQPAPAEQGLPGSEIENLLERRTVLQLLLGTPNKGKIEKKERMLLRDESSQEQADKALNEQILTVKIKTEPSDESNVPYNSNAQQVRECKGNKYQGFVHSLQRNTAASPASEEVKSEPLSPQDFSFSKNGLLSRLLRQNQDNYPADEPDRSHRNNELTHLESKSLCTVPKKRKLHAEPLESPLKKMKSNVSDAGNNHASPTEALYGPLLNQQELKFSRSDAEFKYAVSHGSNSETENRSWSRDSKGFNVLKQLLLSENCERDLSQHRNNILTEGKKKGSKTSATVNKPEFTISSVRSLVGSPVQQNNCVDHRTFQYPVAVKSPAGSPFPEHLGSAVSRLEPDQLSMCSMPSEKGPIRWVITGMDKNDYEKDSPRLTKTNPILYYMLQKGGSSIGSQEAHDKEIWNEPSFTESSTRVTIKEELTSEPELKTPFSNLRSPYNSHMGSNTSHQHGGVNGEVHGLLEKVRTIKKEPE encoded by the coding sequence ATGACTCATGGAGAAGAGCTTGGCTCTGAGATGCACCAGGATTCTGTTGTTCTAACTTACCTAGAGGGATTACTAATGCATCAAGCAGCAGGAGGCTCAGGTACTGCAGTTGACAAAAAGTCCACTGGGCATAGTGGGGAGGATCAAAACTTTAAGATTTCAGGAAATATATTTCCCAGCTGTCAGAGTAATGGTCCAGTTCTTAACACGAGTACGTATCGGGGATCTGGCATGCTGCACCTCAAAAAAGCAAGACTGTTGCAGTCTTCAGAAGACTGGAATGCAGCAAAGAGAAGGCGGTTGTCTGATTCCATTGTGGATTTAGATGGAAAAAAGGAAGCTTTGTTGGCTGGCATGGTTGAAAATGTGCCTAAAGGCAAACAGGATAGCACATTACTTGCCTCTTTGCTTCAGTCATTCAGCTCTAGGCTGCAGAGTGTTGCTCTGTCACAGCAGATAAGACAGAGTCTAAAGGAGCAGGGCTATTCTCTTAGCCATGATTCTTTACAAGTGGAGAAAGATTTAAGGTGCTATGGTGTTGCATCCAGCCACCTGAAGACTCTGCTGaagaagagcaaagcaaaagatCAGAAGCTGGACAACAGCCTGCCTGACATCACCAAGAACCTGCCCAAAGAGAGGTTTATAGAATCTCCTCATGcggtgcagagcagccccaaggTGATGAACGAGCCCCTGTCGTGTGCTGCAAGGTTACAAGCTGTTGCAAGCATGGTAGAGAAACGATCCAGCCCCGCTGCCTCGCCCAAGCCCAGCGTGGCGTGCAGccagctggccctgctcctctccagtgAAGCCCACTTGCAGCAGTACTCCAGGGAGCACGCTTTAAAAGCACAAAATGCCAGTCAGATTGCAAGCGAGAGGCTTgcagccatggccaggctgcaggaaaGCGCTCAGAAGGACATGGGCCAGTTTGGTTTGGCCAAAGGAATGACAAGCCATCTCAATGGTCAGGCAGGATCATCCCCCAAAACAGTCGCTAGCAAAGGCAACGTGGCACCGTTTCAGAGTTCGGTGGGAATCATGCACTCGCCTCCCAAAACTGTGGGATACAAAAGTACTGTGGAAAGGAGTAACCTGAAAACCTCTCCCAGCAACAGCTTGCTCTTACATCTGCTGAAAAGCCAGAATACCACCAAGCACGTGAAAGGGCGTGAGCAGAGTGAGAGAGCCAGCATTTTTGAAGACAGCAGCACACCAACAACTGTTGATGAGTATTCAGACAACAATCCCAGTTTTACAGAAGACAGCAGTGATGATGAAAGCTCCCATTCTAACTGTCTTCCTATAGACCTATCCTTTAAACAGAGGACAGATAAGCCAGATGCAGGTCCACCTGCATCACTGGATAACCTGACTCAGTCCTTGCTTCGTAACTGGGATCCAAAAGTTTCCTgtccagagagcaaggaagaGAAAGACACTCCGAAAGCTTCTAAGCTGAATCCCCACCAGAAAGTAACACTACTTCAGCTGTTACTTGGGCATAAGAGTGAAGAACAGGTAGACAAGAGTAATGATCCTCAGGGACCACACAGTACAGCTGATGTGGCAAAATTCACTGTGCAGACTGGGAAAAGGACTCCTGTTGGTGACAGTCCTAGTGCCAACCGCATGACTCCGTTAAGCACTCCACCCTTGCTGGCTTCCACAAAAGCAGATTCTCCTATAAACCTCTCACACCAGTCGCTGGCTGTCAAGCGGAGCTCACCACCCTAtgcctgcagcatccagccagacAGACTGATGAATTCTGCATCTAAGCACTTGATAGACCTGTCCAAAAGCAAGGAAATTCAAGGAGCTAAGCTGAGCAGGACTGATAGTCCCCAGAACTCCTCGGCGTTCAGTGCCAGCAAGCTGCTGCAGAACCTGGCTCAGTGCGGCATGCAGAGTTCCATGTCGAGTGAGGAACAAAGAGCTagcaaacagctgctggcagggaacaTGGATAAACCTGTGGGCTTGATTGATAGATTGAACAGCCCTTTGCTTACGAATAAATTGAGTATGcatgaagaaaataacaaaatattcaGTTGTCAGCCCGCACCCGCTGAACAAGGACTTCCAGGTTCGGAAATAGAAAATCTCCTTGAAAGGCGCACTGTCCTTCAGCTGCTTCTGGGAACTCCCAATAAAGGtaaaattgaaaagaaagagaggatgCTTTTAAGAGATGAAAGTTCTCAAGAACAGGCAGACAAGGCTTTGAATGAGCAAATATTGACggtgaaaataaaaactgaaccATCTGACGAATCAAATGTTCCTTATAATTCAAATGCACAACAAGTAAGAGAATGCAAGGGTAACAAATACCAAGGGTTTGTTCATTCACTGCAGAGAAAcacagctgcttctccagcaTCTGAGGAGGTGAAATCTGAGCCTCTTTCACCTCAagatttctccttttccaaaaATGGTCTGCTAAGTAGGTTGCTGAGACAGAATCAAGACAATTACCCTGCAGATGAGCCTGACAGGAGTCACCGAAACAACGAGCTGACACACCTCGAATCCAAGAGTCTTTGCACAGTACCGAAGAAGAGGAAGCTTCATGCTGAGCCTTTGGAAAGCCCattaaaaaagatgaaaagtaATGTGTCTGATGCTGGAAACAATCACGCTTCTCCTACTGAGGCGCTGTACGGGCCTTTGCTTAACCAGCAAGAACTGAAATTCAGCAGAAGTGATGCTGAATTTAAATATGCTGTAAGTCATGGTTCAAATAGTGAAACTGAAAATAGGAGTTGGTCTAGAGATAGTAAAGGCTTTAATGTGTTGAAACAGCTGCTTCTCTCAGAAAACTGTGAGAGAGATCTGTCACAACATAGGAATAACATACTAACAGAGGgcaagaaaaaaggaagcaaaaccaGTGCAACAGTCAATAAACCTGAATTCACCATTTCTTCAGTAAGATCATTGGTGGGAAGCCCTGTGCAGCAGAACAATTGTGTAGATCACAGAACATTTCAGTATCCCGTAGCAGTCAAAAGTCCGGCCGGCTCCCCCTTCCCTGAACACCTGGGGAGCGCGGTGTCCAGACTGGAGCCTGACCAGCTGAGCATGTGCTCCATGCCCAGTGAGAAGGGCCCCATCAGATGGGTGATCACGGGCATGGACAAGAATGATTATGAGAAAGACTCTCCGAGACTGACCAAAACCAACCCAATATTGTACTACATGTTACAGAAAGGTGGCAGCTCCATCGGCAGCCAAGAAGCACATGACAAAGAAATTTGGAATGAGCCTTCATTTACCGAGAGCTCGACTCGTGTTACAATCAAAGAGGAGTTGACATCTGAGCCAGAGCTCAAAACTCCTTTTAGTAACTTAAGAAGCCCTTACAACAGCCATATGGGGAGTAACACCTCTCATCAGCACGGTGGTGTGAATGGAGAAGTGCATGGACTTCTGGAAAAAGTGCGAACAATCAAAAAAGAGCCAGAATAA